Proteins from one Camelina sativa cultivar DH55 chromosome 8, Cs, whole genome shotgun sequence genomic window:
- the LOC104705965 gene encoding myosin-binding protein 3-like translates to MAANNFATKLSRNTNRITVILVYAFLEWLLMFFIFLNSLFTYFIVRFASFFGLKQVCLLCPNLDRLLERNSANRFTYYREVLCENHVAELATLSFCRTHGKTSESANLCSDCSNREEERSNIGLGFCTCCQKSLAEKPYPNYLLIKSSIWGKTLGVDRENGGLILEMIDDDKFFGDGFEVEREDYPLGPFFRGKAEEEEGKRQELHQNGEVISDVESYGLSLREVSEEDGLRSIISNINSPGNEEEIPEAKSRVSEDEQRDDDTGNVETHGEGQISVPVAVKEEEGADLLVDQFESKNFTGSQNQEEGEEDGEDKNKELDPETPTSVSTSLFNKKLLFLARNEYAGDESVLVSEMDDGGPLKTIERLRETMRAEQEALRDLYAELEEERSASAISANQTMAMITRLQEEKAKVQMEALQYQRMMEEQAEYDQEALQLLNHLMVKREKEKEQLQRELDVYREKVLEYESKATNKITITKTNSEASDDGSNDDDGKKEENGEEDTSSETDVDLEKITLDCVQHMSILGESLSEFEEERLVILDQLRVLEDRLVTMQDNDQSAEDPKFPGEFSNSYDQEESYSEHEGQTMASMAKSLLPLLDAAENESEDEYQELPESAEKNFGSESEKLEIIKQVDSVYERLQVLETDGEFLKNCMSSAKKGDKGTDILKDILQHLRDLRTIELTDTIENQTTQED, encoded by the exons ATGGCGGCCAACAATTTCGCAACGAAGCTAAGCCGAAACACAAACAGAATCACAGTAATCTTGGTCTACGCATTCCTCGAATGGCTTCTCATGTTCTTTATCTTCCTCAATTCCCTTTTCACTTACTTTATCGTCAGATTCGCATCTTTCTTCGGCCTTAAGCAAGTATGCCTTCTCTGCCCTAATCTAGATCGACTCCTCGAGCGAAACTCAGCAAATAGATTCACTTACTACAGAGAGGTTTTATGTGAAAATCACGTCGCGGAGCTCGCTACTCTGAGCTTTTGCAGAACTCACGGGAAAACATCCGAATCGGCGAACTTGTGCTCAGATTGCTCAAAtcgtgaagaagaaaggagcaacattggtttagggttttgcaCATGTTGTCAGAAGAGCTTGGCTGAAAAACCCTACCCTAATTACTTGCTTATCAAGTCATCAATTTGGGGGAAAACTCTGGGAGTAGATAGAGAAAATGGAGGATTGATATTAGAGATGATCGATGATGATAAATTCTTTGGAGATGGATTTGAGGTAGAGAGAGAAGACTATCCCTTAGGGCCGTTCTTCAGAGgtaaagcagaagaagaagaagggaagagACAAGAGCTGCATCAAAATGGTGAAGTGATTTCAGATGTTGAGAGCTATGGTTTAAGCCTGAGAGAAGTGTCTGAGGAGGATGGGTTAAGATCTATCATCAGCAATATTAATTCTCCCGGGAACGAAGAGGAGATCCCTGAAGCTAAATCAAGGGTTTCAGAGGATGAACAAAGGGATGATGACACTGGCAATGTTGAGACACATGGGGAAGGTCAAATTTCAG TGCCTGTGgctgtgaaagaagaagaaggagcagaTTTGTTGGTTGACCAGTTTGAGAGCAAGAATTTTACTG gtagccaaaatcaagaagaaggagaagaagatggagaagataaGAATAAGGAGCTTGATCCGGAAACTCCAACTTCAGTCAGTACTTCTTTATTCAACAAGAAACTTCTTTTTCTTGCCAGAAATGAGTATGCAGGTGATGAAAGTGTATTAGTGAGTGAGATGGACGATGGTGGTCCTTTAAAGACTATTGAAAGACTGAGAGAGACTATGAGAGCAGAACAAGAAGCATTAAGAGATTTATATGCAGAgctggaagaagaaagaagcgcGTCTGCAATATCGGCTAACCAGACAATGGCCATGATCACGAGGCTACAAGAAGAGAAAGCGAAAGTTCAGATGGAGGCTTTGCAGTATCAAAGAATGATGGAGGAGCAGGCCGAGTATGATCAAGAAGCCTTGCAGCTGCTGAATCATTTGATGGTGAaacgagagaaagagaaggaacaACTCCAGAGAGAACTTGACGTTTATCGAGAGAAGGTTTTGGAGTATGAATCGAAAGCTACGAACAAAATCACAATTACAAAAACCAATTCTGAGGCTTCTGATGATGGtagtaatgatgatgatgggaagAAGGAGGAGAATGGAGAAGAGGACACTTCTTCTGAGACCGATGTGGATTTGGAGAAGATAACGTTGGATTGTGTACAACATATGAGCATCCTTGGTGAATCTTTATCAGAGTTTGAAGAAGAGAGGCTAGTGATTTTGGATCAGCTTAGAGTGTTAGAAGACAGGCTGGTAACAATGCAGGACAATGATCAGTCAGCCGAGGATCCAAAATTTCCAGGAGAATTTAGCAATAGTTATGATCAAGAAGAGAGTTATAGTGAACATGAAGGACAAACAATGGCATCAATGGCAAAGAGTCTGCTACCTCTTCTAGACGCAGCAGAGAACGAATCAGAAGACGAGTATCAAGAACTACCGGAGTCCGCTGAAAAGAACTTTGGTTCGGAAAGCGAGAAGCTAGAGATCATCAAACAAGTTGATAGTGTCTATGAGAGGTTACAGGTGCTGGAAACAGATGGAGAGTTTCTGAAAAACTGTATGAGTTCGGCGAAGAAAGGTGACAAAGGAACAGATATTCTCAAAGATATTTTGCAACATCTCCGCGATCTTAGAACCATTGAACTCACTGACACAATCGAAAACCAGACGACACAGGAAGATTGA